One segment of Tenrec ecaudatus isolate mTenEca1 chromosome 1, mTenEca1.hap1, whole genome shotgun sequence DNA contains the following:
- the AGTRAP gene encoding type-1 angiotensin II receptor-associated protein, which translates to MELPAVNLKAILLAHWLLTTWGCFIFSGPYAWANFTILALGVWAVAQRDSIDAISMFLVGLAVTILLDIIHISIFYPRVGLSDTGRFAAGMAILSLLLKPISCCFLYHMYRERGGEVQVHIGFLGPSPERSAYQTIDSPEAPNDPFAGPENRGQGTRGY; encoded by the exons GCGATCCTCCTGGCTCACTGGCTGCTGACAACCTG GGGCTGCTTTATATTCTCAGGCCCCTATGCCTGGGCCAACTTCACCATCCTGGCCTTGGGCGTGTGGGCAGTTGCTCAGAGGGACTCCATCGACGCCATAAGCATG TTTCTCGTTGGCCTGGCAGTCACCATCCTCCTGGACATCATCCATATCAGCATCTTCTACCCGCGGGTGGGCCTCTCCGACACGGGCCGCTTTGCGGCGGGCATGGCCATCCTCAGCCTGCTCCTCAAGCCCATCTCCTGCTGTTTCCTCTACCACATGTACCGGGAGCGCGGGGGAGAGGTCCAGGTCCACATCG GTTTCCTCGGACCCTCGCCCGAACGCAGTGCCTACCAGACAATTGACTCCCCGGAAGCACCCAACGACCCTTTCGCAGGCCCGGAGAACCGGGGCCAGGGGACCCGAGGCTACTGA